From the Megalops cyprinoides isolate fMegCyp1 chromosome 21, fMegCyp1.pri, whole genome shotgun sequence genome, one window contains:
- the ndufs5 gene encoding NADH dehydrogenase [ubiquinone] iron-sulfur protein 5 — protein sequence MPILDLHSRLGLNLDRWLLAQSAEQPFRKAARCHEFEKEWIECAHGIGQTRARQECKLEFEDFYECIHRQKTQKRMYEIRKQKQKLMKEGLYTPPEHHTGKPDDRP from the exons ATGCCGATACTGGACCTGCACAGCAGGCTGGGTCTGAACCTGGACCGCTGGCTGCTGGCGCAAAGCGCGGAGCAGCCGTTCCGCAAGGCCGCGCGCTGCCACGAGTTCGAGAAGGAGTGGATCGAGTGCGCGCACGGCATCGGGCAGACCCGCGCCCGCCAGGAGTGCAAGCTCGAGTTCGAGGACTTCTACGAGTGCATACACCGCCAGAAGACG caaaaGCGCATGTACGAGATCCGGAAACAGAAGCAGAAGCTGATGAAGGAGGGCTTGTATACCCCTCCAGAGCACCATACGGGGAAGCCGGACGACCGACCATGA
- the rnf19b gene encoding E3 ubiquitin-protein ligase RNF19B, which yields MGSEKDSESPHSSVSGVPNPKCRGPGKKRGRISFHSLFHSKRGSRGSKGAAGGPTLQPPPAPAPSPAPPAPPAPPEPDAGEALASSRPSLDGPELLECPLCLVRQPAEQLPELLGCSHRSCLCCLRQYLRIEITESRVQLSCPECAERLAPRQVALILDDAALVEKYEEFLLRRCLAADPDCRWCPAPDCGFAVIASGCASCPRLVCRREGCGAEFCYHCKQVWHPNQTCDSARQQRALSMPAHSSHSPSYTQDQGPTDDIKPCPRCGAYIIKMNDGSCNHMTCAVCGCEFCWLCMKEISDLHYLSPSGCTFWGKKPWSRKKKILWQLGTLIGAPVGITLIAGIAVPAMVIGIPVYVGRKIHSHYEGRKISRHRRNLAITGGVALSIITAPVIAAVSVGIGVPIMLAYVYGVVPISLCRGGGCGVSRGKGRGVRIDFDEDDGPITVADAWRALKSPSLGESSLEGGASGLSTTSPSEGLSVAPGGLGDTPRFNTLAGGALGTRAGKYSRLEVQGGELGKVAAQRETGSLGAASDCASTRGMAGSITSSYTLPDRECTNLEIQVDIETKPSHLCLASEEDLAPPPVAMAPGPGEEPQDCSSRRGRVMSGSSLALSPGASLREGLRDVTLAQPESIRSDLEMSDTQSDDIAELTSDDCDSPHPKSCRPHPPPQPTCRASYPSDGLHCSDNVILYV from the exons ATGGGATCGGAGAAGGACTCGGAGTCGCCTCACTCTTCCGTCAGCGGGGTGCCCAACCCGAAATGCCGGGgtcctgggaaaaaaaggggcaGGATCTCCTTCCACAGCCTCTTCCACAGTAAACGGGGGTCCAGGGGGTCGAAGGGGGCCGCGGGGGGGCCGACATTGCAGCCGCCACCCGctcccgcccccagccccgcccccccggcGCCCCCAGCCCCTCCAGAGCCTGACGCGGGGGAGGCCCTGGCGTCCAGCCGGCCCTCGCTGGACGGGCCGGAGCTGCTGGAATGCCCGCTGTGCCTGGTGCGGCAGCCGGCGGAGCAGCTGCCCGAGCTGCTGGGCTGCAGCCACCGCTCCTGCCTGTGCTGCCTGCGGCAGTACCTGCGCATCGAGATCACCGAGAGCCGCGTGCAGCTCAGCTGCCCCGAGTGCGCCGAGCGCCTGGCCCCCCGCCAGGTCGCCCTCATACTCGACGACGCTGCCCTGGTGGAGAAGTACGAGGAGTTCCTGCTGCGGCGCTGCCTGGCCGCTGACCCCGACTGCCGCTGGTGCCCTGCCCCCGACTGCGG GTTCGCCGTGATCGCCTCAGGCTGTGCCAGCTGCCCCAGGCTGGTGTGCCGCAGAGAGGGGTGCGGAGCCGAATTCTGCTACCACTGCAAGCAGGTGTGGCACCCCAACCAGACCTGCGACTCCGCccgccagcagagggcgctgtcCATGCCGGCGCACAGCAGCCATTCCCCCAGCTACACGCAGGACCAGGGTCCGA CTGATGACATCAAGCCCTGCCCGCGCTGCGGCGCCTACATCATCAAGATGAACGACGGCAGCTGCAACCACATGACCTGCGCCGTGTGCGGCTGCGAGTTCTGCTGGCTCTGCATGAAGGAGATCTCCGACCTGCACTACCTCAG TCCTTCAGGCTGTACGTTTTGGGGGAAGAAGCCATGGAGTCGTAAGAAGAAGATTCTGTGGCAGTTGGGCACCCTCATCGGGGCGCCAGTGGGCATCACCCTCATCGCTGGCATCGCCGTGCCTGCCATGGTGATCGGGATCCCCGTCTACGTTGGACGCAAG ATCCACTCTCACTACGAGGGGAGGAAGATCTCTCGCCACCGGCGGAACCTCGCCATCACAGGGGGCGTGGCCCTGTCAATCATCACAGCCCCGGTCATCGCGGCTGTCAGCGTAG GAATCGGGGTGCCCATCATGCTGGCGTACGTGTACGGGGTGGTGCCCATCTCCCTCTGCCGGGGCGGGGGCTGCGGGGTCAGCCGCGGCAAGGGGCGGGGCGTCCGGATCGACTTCGATGAGGACGACGGGCCAATCACAG tggcAGATGCCTGGAGGGCATTGAAGTCACCCAGCCTGGGCGAGAGCAGTTTGGAGGGAGGGGCGAGTGGGCTGAGCACCACCTCGCCCAGTGAGGGCCTCTCTGTGGCCCCGGGGGGCCTGGGAGACACCCCCCGCTTCAACACTCTGGCTGGAGGTGCGCTCGGCACCAGGGCAGGAAAATACAGCAG GCTGGAGGTGCAGGGAGGGGAGCTGGGGAAGGTGGCGGCGCAGAGGGAGACGGGAAGTTTGGGCGCGGCCAGCGACTGTGCCAGCACCCGGGGCATGGCGGGCTCCATCACCTCCTCCTACACCCTGCCCGACAG GGAGTGCACAAACCTGGAGATCCAGGTGGACATCGAGACCAAACCCAGCCACCTGTGTCTGGCCAGCGAGGAGGacctggccccgccccccgtCGCCATGGCGCCAGGCCCAGGGGAGGAGCCTCAGGACTGCAGCTCACGGCGGGGCAGGGTGATGTCGGGCTCGTCGCTGGCGCTGTCGCCGGGGGCGTCGCTGAGGGAGGGGCTTCGCGACGTCACCCTGGCCCAGCCAGAGAGCATCCGCAGCGACCTGGAGATGTCCGACACCCAGTCGGACGACATCGCCGAGCTCACCTCCGACGACTGCGACTCCCCGCACCCCAAAAGCTGCCGCCCCCATCCCCCGCCCCAGCCCACCTGTAGGGCCTCGTACCCCTCTGATGGCCTGCACTGTTCCGACAACGTGATCCTCtatgtgtga